The Burkholderia cepacia genome includes a region encoding these proteins:
- a CDS encoding type I restriction-modification system subunit M, translating to MNHQALSSFIWSVADLLRGDYKQSEYGRVILPFTVLRRLDCVLESTKAAVLAEFATKSKAGLNAEPFLLRVVGDAKFYNTSPLDLVKLLGDQDHIRQNLYAYIQAFSPAARDIFERFDFYTQVERLAKANLLYLVTEKFANIDLHPAAVNNAQMGLVFEELIRKFAEISNETAGEHFTPREVIRLMVNLLFIEDDDVLTPGNAVVRTIYDPTAGTGGMLSIAGEYLLEHNAAARLTMFGQELNDESYAICKADMLIKGQDVANIVAGNTLSDDGHAGRRFDYMLSNPPFGVEWKKVEKAVRIEYEQKGFDGRFGPGLPRVSDGSMLFLLHLISKMRPAQDGGSRFGIVLNGSPLFTGGAGSGESEIRRYVLENDLVEAIVGLPTDMFYNTGISTYVWILSNRKPAARKSFVQLIDASSFWQKMRKSLGSKRKEMSDDHIATVTRLFGDFVEADLATVFDAEGSETGRWVVPAGSHAPDVPAGGKVKSAPISRIFRNQDFGYTTITVDRPLRDEQGRVMLGVKGKQKGKPQADSALRDTENVPLAMDIGTFFEREVLPHAPAAWIDEEKSKVGYEIPFNRHFYVFEPPRDLHTIDEEVKAVSANIMKMLEELAE from the coding sequence ATGAACCACCAAGCACTATCGTCTTTCATCTGGTCCGTCGCGGACCTGTTGCGCGGCGATTACAAGCAATCCGAGTACGGTCGTGTCATCCTGCCGTTCACTGTCCTGCGGCGCCTTGATTGTGTGCTCGAATCCACAAAAGCGGCCGTGCTCGCCGAATTCGCCACAAAGTCGAAAGCGGGACTCAACGCTGAGCCCTTCCTGTTGCGCGTCGTCGGTGATGCCAAGTTCTATAACACGTCGCCGCTTGACCTCGTCAAGCTGCTAGGCGACCAGGACCATATCCGGCAGAACCTGTATGCGTACATCCAGGCCTTCTCGCCTGCCGCGCGTGACATCTTCGAGCGCTTCGACTTCTACACGCAGGTCGAACGTCTCGCCAAGGCCAATCTGCTCTACTTGGTGACCGAGAAATTCGCCAACATCGACTTGCACCCGGCTGCGGTGAACAATGCCCAGATGGGGCTCGTTTTTGAGGAACTGATTCGAAAGTTTGCTGAAATCTCGAATGAAACTGCCGGGGAGCACTTCACCCCGCGCGAGGTCATCCGGCTGATGGTGAACCTGCTGTTCATCGAGGATGACGATGTACTGACGCCCGGCAATGCCGTGGTGCGGACCATCTACGACCCGACGGCCGGCACGGGCGGCATGCTGTCAATTGCGGGTGAATACCTGCTGGAGCACAATGCGGCCGCGCGTCTGACCATGTTTGGGCAGGAACTCAACGACGAGTCATACGCTATCTGCAAGGCCGACATGCTTATCAAGGGCCAGGATGTCGCGAACATCGTCGCGGGCAACACGTTATCTGACGACGGGCATGCTGGACGCAGGTTTGACTACATGCTGTCCAATCCGCCGTTTGGTGTCGAATGGAAGAAGGTCGAGAAAGCCGTACGCATCGAGTATGAGCAGAAGGGTTTCGACGGCCGCTTCGGCCCCGGCCTGCCGCGTGTATCTGATGGCTCGATGCTGTTCCTGCTACATCTCATCAGCAAGATGCGCCCGGCGCAGGATGGCGGCAGCCGCTTTGGCATCGTGCTGAACGGCTCGCCGCTTTTCACGGGCGGCGCTGGCAGTGGCGAGAGCGAAATTCGCCGCTACGTGCTGGAGAACGACCTGGTGGAGGCCATTGTGGGTTTGCCGACCGACATGTTCTACAACACGGGCATCTCCACCTACGTGTGGATTCTCTCCAACAGGAAGCCCGCTGCCCGCAAGAGTTTCGTCCAGCTCATCGATGCGTCGAGCTTCTGGCAGAAGATGCGCAAGAGCCTCGGCAGCAAACGCAAGGAGATGTCCGATGATCACATCGCGACCGTCACCCGGCTATTTGGGGACTTTGTCGAGGCTGATCTGGCAACCGTTTTCGATGCCGAGGGCTCGGAGACTGGCCGGTGGGTCGTGCCGGCAGGCAGTCATGCGCCGGACGTGCCGGCAGGTGGAAAGGTGAAGTCCGCGCCGATTTCGCGGATTTTCAGAAACCAGGACTTCGGCTACACGACGATTACGGTCGATCGCCCGCTGCGCGATGAGCAGGGCCGAGTGATGCTGGGCGTGAAGGGCAAGCAGAAAGGCAAGCCGCAGGCGGATAGCGCGCTGCGCGATACCGAGAACGTGCCGCTCGCCATGGATATCGGCACCTTTTTCGAACGAGAGGTGTTGCCGCATGCGCCAGCCGCCTGGATTGACGAAGAGAAGAGCAAGGTCGGCTATGAGATTCCATTCAACAGGCACTTCTATGTGTTCGAGCCGCCGCGCGACCTGCATACCATTGACGAAGAAGTGAAGGCTGTGTCGGCCAACATCATGAAAATGCTTGAGGAGTTGGCCGAATGA
- a CDS encoding PAAR domain-containing protein, producing MSQKKYIVEGDTHSHGGRVLSGAPDSRIEGRAIARLHDPAICEIHGQTFIAKVSGNARFDGQPAACDGDELACGARLIASQSCTGG from the coding sequence ATGAGCCAGAAAAAATACATCGTCGAAGGCGACACTCATAGCCACGGCGGGCGCGTGCTGTCCGGTGCACCTGATTCGCGGATCGAGGGTAGGGCGATTGCCCGCTTACACGACCCGGCGATTTGCGAGATTCACGGTCAGACCTTTATCGCGAAGGTGTCCGGTAACGCTCGATTTGATGGGCAGCCAGCCGCGTGCGATGGCGACGAACTTGCATGCGGTGCACGGCTGATCGCCAGCCAGTCGTGCACCGGGGGATGA
- a CDS encoding DUF3883 domain-containing protein — translation MGIQEIKDPAAIRAAMDEYDRVGRTYFLEKYGFGKARDYMLRDPETGHLYDSKAIVGAAYGYAFPEGASLSSADFVGGEATVERLLTNLGFEVVRIGQDWSREEVEATVQDYFQMLRREASGQAFNKSEHNDQLRQKLRARSKGSVEMKHQNISAVLDQLDLPYIRGYKPRSNFQELLREVVVAYIQREQPVLQTIVDAIEEQTEPGNKTYRGVLIEPPIPETLPSTKQRKRLPRKLDYAARDERNRSLGRNGESWVVGYEEARLTESLRPDLAAKIDWISDRCGDGTGYDIMSYEVDELSRFIEVKTTNGGSLTPFVVSRNELEFSEEAEDAFCLYRLFDFAKTPRLFILRGALSDSVHLEAIDYRARLKAVSR, via the coding sequence ATGGGCATCCAAGAAATAAAAGACCCGGCTGCAATCCGGGCGGCAATGGACGAGTACGATCGTGTGGGTCGTACCTACTTCCTCGAAAAATACGGCTTTGGCAAAGCACGAGACTACATGTTGCGAGATCCCGAGACTGGCCACCTGTATGACTCGAAGGCGATCGTCGGTGCAGCCTACGGATACGCATTTCCCGAAGGTGCCTCGCTAAGTTCGGCCGACTTCGTAGGGGGGGAGGCTACCGTCGAACGTCTGCTCACCAACCTGGGTTTCGAAGTCGTGCGGATTGGCCAAGACTGGAGCCGAGAAGAAGTTGAGGCCACGGTACAGGACTATTTCCAAATGCTGCGCCGCGAGGCAAGCGGCCAAGCATTCAACAAGTCCGAGCACAACGACCAGCTGCGGCAGAAACTCCGTGCACGGAGCAAAGGCTCGGTCGAGATGAAACATCAAAACATCTCTGCTGTCCTGGATCAGCTCGATCTCCCATACATTCGGGGTTACAAACCACGCTCGAATTTCCAGGAGCTGCTCCGTGAAGTCGTCGTTGCCTACATTCAGCGGGAGCAACCGGTTTTGCAGACCATCGTCGACGCTATCGAAGAGCAGACCGAACCTGGCAATAAAACCTACCGTGGTGTCTTGATTGAGCCTCCAATTCCCGAAACACTGCCATCGACAAAGCAGCGGAAACGCCTGCCTCGGAAACTGGACTACGCTGCCCGTGACGAACGAAACCGGAGCCTGGGACGCAACGGCGAATCATGGGTAGTTGGTTATGAGGAAGCGCGGCTCACCGAATCGCTTCGGCCTGATTTGGCCGCCAAGATTGACTGGATCTCCGATAGATGCGGGGACGGCACCGGCTATGACATCATGTCCTACGAAGTGGACGAGCTGAGCCGCTTCATTGAGGTGAAGACCACAAACGGTGGCTCGCTCACACCCTTCGTCGTCAGTCGGAACGAGCTGGAATTCTCCGAAGAAGCCGAGGACGCGTTTTGCCTTTACAGACTCTTCGACTTCGCAAAGACCCCGCGACTGTTTATTCTGCGCGGCGCGCTAAGCGACTCCGTGCATCTTGAAGCGATCGACTATCGTGCTCGGCTAAAAGCCGTCTCCCGATAG
- a CDS encoding type VI lipase adapter Tla3 domain-containing protein — protein MTTSITRPSGARVLLIALLILTLVWTIVLKLLTMNGFSPLGDTSMMQRVLLWIVPVLVLTGGVYAGYRAWARHDEARRQADPATVQAAAAQSNAAISAVPRDPRFTLEVRRFGVTVDRFRQRALLLRLDEAGVKGTLLLQDPKDYPWSDDERTQASSQRENNVFGYTLRGWVGFWPIPVIVAGPPRNENNEDADRMASHIGYADNGAGIGNPMYIRLDELHTEHGDEVVSRLFALFDQHPDLPAAVVLMEDGLNTRAYLRTPGDDYLKQSNARGNFVPKRPDSFVALLVTRKDRVDRLIRPYVVDAPEAIDNEKTQFDVIKLWNYFWDQQAAYPKPSSDVSEMPWDYWQEKLPEFWKTTSLKAPEGFKPNPWVPVPWTTWQLKEYDNWPVLAYLHRPVRVDLSDGHGELLKKGERLERLRAGWTEALQTLTPGEQPGRMFYDTGASTQNLALLVQALHDNPQHIDLDDPKDAFDMQRRIGGDTGTSSTLVQLALALMMSYGDGKVNALINLRDPSRATIVMLTPPDSASRQAHPQLFGWDF, from the coding sequence ATGACGACTTCCATTACGCGCCCGTCGGGCGCCCGCGTACTCCTTATTGCGCTACTGATTCTGACGCTTGTCTGGACCATCGTGCTGAAGCTGCTTACGATGAATGGTTTTTCGCCTTTGGGAGATACCTCGATGATGCAACGCGTGCTGCTGTGGATCGTGCCTGTGCTGGTACTCACGGGTGGCGTCTATGCAGGCTATCGGGCGTGGGCGCGTCACGATGAAGCTCGGCGGCAAGCTGATCCCGCCACCGTGCAAGCAGCGGCAGCGCAATCGAATGCGGCGATCTCGGCGGTGCCGCGCGATCCGCGCTTCACACTTGAGGTGCGGCGCTTCGGCGTGACCGTAGATCGGTTTCGGCAACGCGCGCTGTTGTTGCGCCTCGACGAAGCGGGCGTCAAGGGCACGCTGCTGTTGCAAGATCCGAAGGACTATCCTTGGTCGGATGACGAGAGAACTCAGGCAAGTAGCCAACGCGAGAATAACGTGTTTGGCTACACGCTACGGGGTTGGGTCGGGTTCTGGCCCATTCCGGTGATTGTGGCGGGCCCACCACGAAATGAAAACAACGAAGACGCTGATCGGATGGCAAGCCATATCGGGTATGCCGATAACGGTGCTGGCATTGGCAACCCCATGTATATTCGCCTTGACGAACTCCATACGGAGCATGGCGATGAGGTGGTCTCGCGGTTGTTCGCATTGTTCGATCAACATCCGGATTTGCCCGCCGCAGTGGTGTTGATGGAAGACGGGTTGAATACGCGTGCTTACCTGCGTACGCCGGGCGACGACTACTTGAAGCAATCGAATGCCAGGGGTAATTTCGTGCCGAAGCGGCCCGACAGTTTCGTAGCCCTGTTGGTCACGCGCAAGGATCGAGTGGACCGCCTGATTCGACCGTACGTTGTCGATGCACCCGAGGCTATCGACAACGAGAAAACGCAGTTCGACGTGATCAAGCTGTGGAACTACTTCTGGGATCAACAAGCCGCTTACCCAAAGCCATCGTCCGACGTATCGGAAATGCCGTGGGACTACTGGCAGGAGAAGCTGCCTGAGTTTTGGAAGACTACGTCACTGAAAGCCCCGGAGGGGTTTAAGCCGAATCCTTGGGTGCCGGTACCGTGGACGACGTGGCAACTGAAGGAGTACGACAACTGGCCGGTGCTCGCGTACCTGCATCGGCCGGTGCGGGTCGACCTGAGCGATGGGCATGGCGAACTGTTGAAGAAGGGCGAGCGCCTTGAAAGGTTGCGAGCTGGTTGGACAGAGGCGCTTCAGACGCTTACGCCTGGCGAACAGCCCGGCCGGATGTTCTACGATACTGGCGCGTCAACTCAAAATCTCGCGCTGCTCGTGCAGGCGCTGCACGACAATCCGCAACACATTGACCTGGACGATCCGAAGGACGCGTTCGATATGCAACGCCGCATCGGCGGAGATACGGGCACGAGTTCGACCTTGGTGCAACTCGCGCTGGCGTTGATGATGAGCTATGGCGACGGCAAGGTAAATGCGCTCATTAACCTGCGCGATCCATCGCGCGCGACGATCGTGATGCTGACGCCCCCGGATTCTGCGTCACGGCAGGCGCATCCGCAGTTGTTCGGCTGGGATTTCTAG